The following nucleotide sequence is from Juglans microcarpa x Juglans regia isolate MS1-56 chromosome 6D, Jm3101_v1.0, whole genome shotgun sequence.
TTTCTCCCAgaggttttttaattttcatactCTTGAATTTAGATAGTGAAGCAACTGTGGGCTTACATTAGAAAACACAATCTCCAAGATCCaaacaacaaaaggaaaataatctGCAATGATGAGCTGCAGCTGGTATTTGAGACGGACGGTACAGACATGTTCAAGATGAACAAGTTGCTAGCAAAACATATTATTCCTCTTGACCCCTCTAGTATGTATCTGGTCTAATAGTatccttgtgtgtgtgtgtggagttAGTATTTAGATTATGGACTCACAGTTTGGTGCTTTCAGAACAGTCAGGTTCTAAGAAAGCGAAGGTAGATGTGGACTCTGCAACAAAAAGTAGTGAATCTGGACCTTCTGTGATAATATCTGAAGCACTTGCAAACTTCTTTGGTGTTGGTGAAAGGGAGATGCTTCAGTCAGAGGTTTTAAGACGAATCTGGGAGTACATAAACCTCAACAATCTAGAGGTAGATCCTGACTCCTAtccagatgattttttttttcagtctatttCAACAGAAAAAAATGGACATTGAAGGTTACATGGATTCTCCATTTCTCAGAAGATTCTCCTTAGATTGCATAGATTTGACTGTATCTTTTTAGTTGTAGTTCAGCTTGGTATGGCGATCAAATATCATGTTGTTGATTGTTTTAGTATGGTGTCTTCAGTTAGTCTGGCATAGGTTGGATAGTTTTCTATACTGGACTGTACCATCACTGGTGGTTTCTGAAGTGtcaatttttgtaagttttacCGTAGAGATTTTTTAGTTTAGTTTCCAAAGTACAAAAGATAGCTGCAAGCGTAAGGCTCACAATTCTAATGTTCTTGTTTAAGTTTTTAGGTCGAGTATATAACCATGAGAGCATCTATAATTTTCGTCAATGGAACAATCAACTAGGAGTTATAAATAGGTTCATGGCTTGTAATAGTCATAATGGGTGAAACTTTTTGCAGGATTTTTGTGTTGGAAATAGGTTATGTAATGACAAGCTTGTGCAACTTATTATCatctttatttaattagttttttgttCAATCGGAAACATACAAGTACTTGATAAAATTACAGAAGGAAAATGTTGGCCAtcgatttaaattgatttaattatctctggtttaaatatttttataggatCCTTCAAGTCCAATGGCAATACATTGTGACACAAAACTACAAAAGGTATTTGGTTGTGAAAGTATTTCTGCATTGGGTATAACAGAATTCTTGGTGCGCCATCATATATTCAGGGGATCTTGTTGACTGGTAAGTATATGCTAAAAATGTAGTGTTTTCTTATCACTCAAACTTAATAGTCTGCTAGGAGTAATTCCACCGTAGTCAACTAATTTTTGCCTTAATATTCCATTATATTTCCCAGATGTGAATTGAAATAACAGATAGAAAATGCAATTTGTAGCTATTTGTTAGTTCCTACCTTTCCCATTAAATCCAATGCCTTCAAACAAGCactgaataaaaattttgaagagtGGACCCAGGAGTGCTAGTGGTTAATGGTTTACTTTATCGGTATAACTTGCTCGGGGAGTAAGTGCATTTAACCAAATATTTGGGCTGGACTGcttagattaagaaaaaaatatttgggctCATTAGGCTAACAAAGTAACTTCAAGTttcaaaaaacttaaactttATTTGGACGGGGAttcgtcctttttttttttttcatttctgtttCATCACCATCTCATTGAGAATAAAGAATCACTCACTTTCAGTTGAACCTTTTGTCTCCATTgattttgcttttctttccATCTCCAGTAGAAGTAATGAAATGTTAATTATTGCTTGCAATATTAATACGTAGTGCTGAAGCCAGTGCGCAACATGATGCTTGGGAAGGCTGATATGGTTTCTGTATGTTGATCACTTAGTTATTGTCTTCTCTTGCCAATGAACATCGCGATGAGGATGTACCATGGGCTTGTGGCAAGTACTGgtaaggaaaaaaaggaaaaaaaactatggggctCATGGCAAGTTGTATTTCGCATACGGGGCTGTGGATTTAGAAATTCGTCTGACTCGGAATGGTAATTATTAGGTTAGAACAACATTTGGGAGTTTCTAACACTGTAAAGTGCAATCAGTAGGAATCCTAGATCGTTTGTAAGAATAGTTTATAGCACTTATTTATAcgtgaaaaatgatgtttgttTAGATTTTTATGAACTGCATCTCATGTATTGTTGATGTAAAGCAAATTTTAGTTGTTGATATAAGTATATGTATACATCTTCTAAGGGTTTGTTCTCTTTCGATTCCCAGAGTATACTGTTCTTTGAATTCAATATTTTGGCTAGATTTGGTGGGTAGCCGAAGGACTATTGAAGGCAATGTACActttgaattataaattatcaaaattattgatTTGTTACACTCCTTAACTACAAAAAAATGATGACAACAGGTATCGTAACACAATCTTGGTTCTTGACAGTTGATCTTAATGAAGGATGCATATTGTGATTTTTCTCTTCATAAAGACGTAGAAGTGAATACTTTCTAGTTTGGGTACTGAGAATACCTCAGGTATCGTAACACAATCTTGGTTCTTGACAGGTATCGTAACACAATCTTGGTCCTAATCTTGAACACTATACGACTTAATTGGTTGTAGTGCTATTTAACAAAAACGACTATATTTTAGTTTATGGCCTCATAAACTGTAACCCCCCCGTGCATTTTCTATTTCGTCATACTGTAAACCGTGATCCCATGTCCCCAGATCCATATACTTTATTGGCATATCTTCCAAGCAATCTCGTgtggattaaaaaaaaggaaaattaatatTCTCATACCGGGACCATGCTTTTCTTTATACTATTTTTCATCCATCCCGTGAACTCCTCCAGACTGGAACCATATGacaaatacactaaaaatacaaagaaatataCATAAACAAAGAATCACATTCCAAACTGTTTCCTAAACTTTATTCTATAAAACGACCCTTAGGCAGAAAGCTATGTATGCAATATAGTGTTGAAGAATAACAGTGGGAGAAAATGGCTAGGATTGGTGGCAAAGCTTTGGTCCCATATGAAGGGGTCGCAGTCATATTGCTCATTGCATTGGTGGGTGGAGCCAAGGCCACAGCCATATGTAACATAGACTCCACCAAGCTCAACCAATGCCTCCCAGCGGTTAGCGGGCagtcacctccaccaccaactAAGCGATGCTGCAGTATTGTACGCCGTGCCAACTTGCCCTGCCTTTGCAGCTACAAGTCTGTTCTCCCTGCACTTGGGATTAATCCCGTGTATGCCTTGGCATTGCCTAAGAAATGTGGCCTGAAAGCTCCACCAGAATGCCGAGGTAAGCATTTCTAGCTTTGTTGGCTCTTGACATGTTTGAACAAGTTCAGTTTTTTTCACTGAACATTCATGTTTTGGTCTTTTGTCCTACACGCTAGGACCAAACAcgtaaaatgttaatattagaCAGACATCTGGGTACGATAGAGGATTTTTGAAGCATTAGCATCTAGGAAGTTTTGTCCATGTTCATTCACACCATCTAGTCTTCCATAATATTAGTTGATGATTGTACATTCCCGAACATCAATAGAGTTCAAAAATCTTGGAGATCGAAGTACCAACATTGACTCTCTCTCGAAAGTTATATCCATTGCATAATGGTTCAAGATAGTTTAACTTAATCACACACATTGTTTTCTATTTAAGAACTTAATATTCCAGTTTATAACATAGGTTTGAGAATTTGCCATGTTGAGAAAGATAAGTTTTCTAGCcatgtaataatatttatatcattttttgttgttattgttgcAGTGGGTTGAAGAATTTATGGTAGCATCTGCCTCAAGTATTCTGAGCTCGCCTTGATGTATTTCTTTCCAGTATCTGTTGAAGCTTTTAGTATTTTGATATAAACTTCACTTCCTGTCAAGAAAACTGAAATGGTTTTGTTCTGAAGGCACTTTTTGTCACTGTATTTATAAATGCGtcgttcatttcttttattcccTGTTGTTAATCGGTAATTCCTCTCATTTTGAGATCCAATTCTCAGTCTCGTTCTGTATATTTGgttgaaaagtgaaaaatagagaagaagataaagcaataccagggaaaaaaaaaaaaaaatcaaacctaaTCAAGAGATGAAATGCAGAGGGCGGTAGAGCATCTACCAAAGCAGAAACGATTAGTGGCCTTGTGCAGCTATAATCCAATTTATAATCCAATTTCATCTACATTttaccaaaataataaaaataataatttttttattatttattgagagCTGTGAAACACCAAAGCTCTTTGGCTAAGTTCAGATCCTCAGAAGAGAGCATTCCATCGGGTTAAAGCTTTCTATCAAGGAATCAGGGTCATCACTGATAAACATAAATGGCAGTTTAGTTTTGTGATGCCCATATTGGACCGTGAGAATGTTATGAAGAGATGTGCAGTGAGTCTTGCCATGTTTCAGGCATGCTTGATCTCTCCTTATCAGAGACGAAAGCTCATATTTATCGACTATGTAACAGGACTGACTATAATACCATATCCATATTAACAGTGTTGAGGATTCTCCGCAATCCTCTAGCCGTTACCACAATTGTAGGAGTTGATCCATGATTGTAGAGAtgctgtatttatttttatgattgttttccttttatgttgTATAGCTGTACATGTACGTTTATCTCTATAAATAGAAAACTACCTCCACCTTTTACAGTGTGGTGGATTTACAAACCCTtttcatggtatcaagagcccaTTTGGATTAACACCCGatgtcagtttttttttttcctttctttctcttcccttATGGCCGAATCCCTTTCCTTCAATACCATGGTCCACATGGTAACTATCAAACTGTCATCCAGCAACTACTTGCTTTGGAAGAGCCAGTTGATTCCGCTACTTGCGTGCCAAGACTATCTCGGTTTTGTGGATGGCTCTCTCCCTAAGCCTTCTCCTACCACCACCGATGGTTCTGCCACTCCTAACCCCAGTTTTCTTGAATGAAAACTCAAAGACCAACGCATCCTcagtcttcttctttcttctctctctgaaGAAGCCATGGCCGAAGCTGTTGGTTTAACCACCTCTCGGGATGTCTGGGTTGCATTGGAACGTGCCTTCAGCCACGCTTCCAAAACCCGAGAGATACGGATCAAGGATGAACTCCAATTGATGAAGAAAGGAACCAAAACTGTTGCTGAATATTCTCGGGCCTTCAAAGCTCTCTGTGATCAGCTAATGGCTATCGGACGCCCAGTCGACGACGTTGACAAATCTCACTGGTTCTTACGTGGTCTCGGCACTGAGTTCTCAGGCTTCTCTTCCGCGCAAATGGCTCTCACCCCATTGCCCTCCTTTCATGATCTTGTTCCCAAAGCTGAAAGTTATGACTTATTTCAAAAATCACTTGAATCTCCTTCTATGTCTTCTGCAGCTTTTACAGCAACTCGTGGATGTGCTAATGGCCATTTCCGTAACAATGGCACTCGCCGTTCTCAAGGGCATTCACATGGCAGAAATCATGGTCAGAACATGGGAACTGGATGTGGTCGTCGCCCCTACACCCCACGGTGTCAAATTTGCAAAACTGAGGGTCATACGGCTGATAAGTGCCGCAATCGCTATGATCGAAGTGAGCCATCCGCGCAGCTTGCTGAAGCTTTTCAGACTGGCTGTTCTCTTTCTGAAGGCTCCCCATCCGACTGGTACCTTGACACCGGCGCCTCTGCCCACATGACGCCAGACTTGTCTGCACTTGACTCCTCCGAGACGTATGTTGGTAAGGACAGTGTTATTGTAGGCAATGGGGCTTCTCTACTTATTATCCACACgggttctctctctccctctcccaatATTCAATTACTTGATGTTTTAGTGGTCTCACGTCTAACCAAAAATCTTTTGTCCATCAGTAAGTTGACTTCCAATTATTCCCTCTCTGTTACATTTACTGATTCTTGTTTTACCATTCAGAACAAAGCAACAGGAAAGGTGGTGGCAACCGGACGACGTGAGGGTGGTCTCTATGTACTGGATCGTGGCACTACAGCTTTCGTTTCTGTCCTTAATAATTCCTCTCTACGTGCTTCGTATGAATTATGGCATGCACGCCTTGGCCATGTAAACCcatctattatttctttattaaattaaaaaggaCAGCTTTCCCTTACTTCTTTATTGCCTTCCCCATCTATTTGTTCCACTTGCCAACTTGCTAAGAGTCATAGACTTCCTTTTTCCACAAATGATAGTCGAGCCTCTTCTATTTTGGGCCTTGttcattgtgatatttggggccCATCCCCGGTAAAGTCTAATATGAGTTTTGCTTATTATGTcttatttattgatgatcactCACGATTTACATGGCTTTATCCtatgaaattaaaatctgatttttttgcCATCTTTAATCAATTTCAAACATTTGTGGAAAATCAATACTCTTGcaagattaaaatttttcagAGTGATGGTGGCGCTGAATTTCGTAGCACTCACTTTCAATCCCAACTTCGTTCTTCGGGCATTCATCATCAAATGTCTTGCCCCTACACCCCTTCACAAAATGGTCGCGCCGAACGCAAACATCGCCATGTGATTGAAATGGGCCTTGCCCTTCTCTTTCATTCGCATGTTCCTACTCAGTTTTGGGTTGACTCTTTCAGTACGGCCACCTATATCATCAACCGGTTGCCCGCACCTGTCCTTGGAGGTATCTCTCCCTTTGAACTTTTGCATGGTAAGACTCCTAATTAcatcaattttcatcattttggtTGTCGTGTCTATCCATGTTTACGTGACTATTCGCCTCATAAATTTTCTCCTCGTAGTATTCCCTGTATTTTTCTTGGCTTTAGTCCCTCCTACAAAGGTTTTCGTTGTCTTGACCCGTTTACCTCTAGGATTTACATCACTAGACATGCACAATTTGATGAAACTTATTTTCCTTACTTAAAAACCTCCCAAGCCAAGCCCATGTCCTCTCttgatttttccaatttttttgaGCCAAATATTGTTTCCTCACCTACCCCCACCCAGCCCACTATGCCTACAATGTCACTATCCGATCCATCTAATTCTCGGACCCATACCACTACATGCAGATTATGCCCTGATGATTTTTCTGAGTCCATGCAGGTTCCAGTCGAGCCCCCTCCTGCACCGCCTTCTGCACCACCAGCTGGATCTGAACCTTCTGCTCCTGCCCATGATGGTTCTTCTGCCCAGCTCCAGACCCTTCCTTCTCATTCTATGATCACCAGAGCCAAAGCAGGTTTTTTTCGGCCTCGTCATCCAGCCTATCTAAGTCATCACACCTCTGGTCTTCTGCATGCTCTGCTCACCTCTTCTGAGCCCAAAGGTTTCAAATCTGCTGCTAAAAATCCTGCTTGGCTTGCAGCTATGGATGAAGAAGTTCAGGCTCTCTGTGCCAATCATACTTGGGATCTTGTTCCATGTCCTCCTAACACCAATATTGTGGGCTCCAAATGGGTTTTTAGAACTAAATATATGTCTGATGGCTCCATTGATCGTCTCAAAGCACGCCTCGTTGCTAAAGGATATACTCAGCTTCCTGGTCTTGATTATACAAACACTTTCAGTCCTGTTGTTAAGGCCTCCACCGTTCGTGTTGTTCTCTCTATCGCTGTCACCAATGGCTGGCCCCTGCGTCAACTTGATGTCAAGAATGCCTTTCTTAACGGCCTTCTTAACGAAGATGTCTATATGGAGCAGCCTCCTGGCTATATTGATCCTCGCTTCCCTACTCATGTCTGCAAACTCAAAAAGGCACTCTATGGCCTAAAGCAAGCCCCTCGTGCTTGGTTTCACCGGTTTAGCTCGTTTCTTCTGAAGCTTGGTTTCTCTTGCAGTCGTGCTGACACTTCTCTATTTGTCTTTCATCGTCAGAAGAATCTTATCTGTTTACTTctctatgtggatgacattatCATGACCGGCAATAACTCTTCTCTCCTCAGCAACTTTGTTCGACAGCTTCACTCCGAGTTTGCTACTAAAGATTTGGGCTCGCTTAGCTACTTTATTGGTCTCGAAGCGACTCCCACTTCCGGTGGTCTTTTCCTTAGTCAGACCAAGTATGCTCGAGATATTCTTGTTCGGGCCCAACTCCTTGATTGCAAACCTGTTACTACCCCTATGGTCGTGGCTCAGCGGCTCTCTTCTGATGGCTCCCCCTTTCCCGACGTCACTCTCTACCGCTCTCTTGTCGGTGCCTTGCAATATTTGACTATCACTCGGCCTGACATTACTCATTCTGTTAATTCAGTCAGTCAATATTTGCATGCACCCACCAATGACCATTTTCAAGCTGTCAAACGTATCCTTCGTTACATCAAAGGAACACTTCATTTTGGCTTGACGTTTACTGCCTCATCCTCCACTGGTATTGTTGCTTACTCAGATGCTGACTGGGCAGGCTGTCCTGACACTCGTCGCTCCACTACAGGTTATTCCATTTACCTTGGTGACAATCTTGTCTCTTGGAGTGCTAAGAAGCAACCCACCGTCTCTCGCTCCAGTTGTGAGTCTGAGTATCGTGCTCTTGCCGTTACTGCTGCTGAGGTCCTTTGGTTAACGCATCTCCTTCGTGATCTCCATGTTCCTACTACACATCGCCCTCTTCTTCTCTGTGATAATAAGAGTGCTGTGTTCTTAAGCTCTAATCCGGTTTCTCACAAGCGTTCCAAACACATTGATCTTGACTATCATTTTCTTCGGGAACTTGTGGTGTCTGGTACTATCAACACTCAACATGTCCCGTCTAATCTACAAGTTGCAGATATCTTCACCAAGAGTGTCTCTCGGTCTCTCTTTGTGTTTTTTCGCTCCAAGCTTCGTGTCTGCTCTAATCCCACGCTCAGCTTGCGGGGGGGTGTTGAGGATTCTCCGCAATCCTCTAGCCGTTACCACAATTGTAGGAGTTGACCCATGATTGTAGAGAtgctgtatttatttttatgattgttttccttttatgttgTATAGCTGTACATGTACATTTATCTCTATAAATAGAAAACTACCTCCACCTTTTACAGTGTGGTGGATTTACAAACCCTTTTCAAACAGGTTCTATGGCTAAAGACTCAAAAATCCCATACACACTGCTCACTCTGTTGAGTGGACTTTGACATAAAACAGGAAAAAGGGGAAGTACAAACCGTAAGTAAGTAGGCAACCAAACAGAATGTTTTTATGATGATTTACACAGATGGTATGTCGCTTATGGCCGGTCTTTCAAAGCTTAACGGCCTTCAACTATTGAAACTGTTGCATTCTTCATATAAGAGAAGTCTGACACGCCACCGATTGGGTTTGCCTTCATGTTACTTCTCACAAACAAGAAACCAG
It contains:
- the LOC121236187 gene encoding putative lipid-transfer protein DIR1 is translated as MARIGGKALVPYEGVAVILLIALVGGAKATAICNIDSTKLNQCLPAVSGQSPPPPTKRCCSIVRRANLPCLCSYKSVLPALGINPVYALALPKKCGLKAPPECRVG